GCTTGTTTTTTTAACTCAGCATCAAAATCATAGACATATGAGATCAAGCCCTCACAATGTTGGGTTGGAAAGATAACTAAAAGTAATTCATCTTCTTCTAAACCAGGGGTCCAAAGCTTGTGCCATTGTTCTAACGAAATAGGGCTTGCCGTGCAGTGAGACCACTCTTCCGTTGCCCAAGCTAAGGCAAACTCTTCATTAGGCCAAACGGGTACACAGTCTTCATCTTCACTATTAAGCATCACGCTACCGTACTCATCAATGAGTAACCAAATTTGTTGGTTTTTTAACACTTCTTCTAAAAAATATTGGTATCGATTTTTAGCGTTTTTTTGTTGTATAGATTCAACATCTTTTGGGGTTAATGTGCTATTCATATGTTTACCTTTTTGCAATGCGATATGGTTCAAGCGTAGTTTGCATTATATAGCATGACAAGCGCTATTTTAGCGAGTTATAAAAGGTGAAATGAAGACGTTGTACCAAGCTTGATGAGTTTTTTCTCTTTTAAGAAGATATCGGTTATATTTTTTTCATTTATCTTTTAAAATGCGGACAAAATCCGCATTTTAGGCATCACGCGGTAGGCCTTTTTCGATACTGCGTACTAATCGATTAGTCAGGCGCTCGTTGTGAATGGGAATATTTTGTTGGTGTTGCTCTAACGCCCATTGTATGTGCTCATTAACCAATGCATCATCGCTATTTTTTAATTTTAATTGTAGGGCTTGCACCGTTTCAACATGACAAGGTGCGTTACCCAGAGCGACGGCGATATTACGCAGCCAACGTTGATAGCCAATACGGCGAATAGGAGAACCTTCGGTATTTGTTAAAAATTCTTTTTCAGTCCACGCAAACAAGTCTAATAAAGGTTGCTCTTTGAGCTGCGAACGCGCTTGAAAATCAGCTTCTTGCGTTGTATTAGAAAAACGGTTCCAAGGACAAATTAACTGGCAGTCATCACAACCGTATATCCGATTTCCTAATGCCTTACGAAATTCAACGGGAATAGCACCTTGTAATTCAATCGTTAGATATGAGATGCAGCGCCGTGCATCGACAACATAAGGCGCAACAATAGCGCCCGTTGGGCATATTTTAATGCAGGCAACGCATTGTCCACATTTTTCTTCGACGGGTTTATCAATAGGCAGTGCGAGATCAATTAATAGCTCACCGATAAAGAACCATGATCCGGTCTTCCCGTCAATAAGTAACGAGTGTTTTCCGACCCAGCCAAGGCCTGCTTTTTCTGCGAGAGGGCGCTCTAAAATAGGCGCGCTGTCAACAAAGGGGCGATAACCCAGTTTACCCACTTGTAATTCTATCTTTTGACCCAGTTGTTTGAGGCGTTTTCGTAATACCTTATGGTAATCACGGCCCAAGGCATAACGACTGATATAGGCATTATTTTTATTGCGTAATGTCCGTGCAAATTGTGCATCTTCTGGTAAATAATCCATACGCACGGATATCACGCGTAATGTACCCTGAAGTAACTCGGCAGGGCGAGCGCGCATCATGCCATGTTTTTGCATATAGTCCATTTCGCCGTGGTAGCCGTTATCTAACCATTGCTGTAACTTTTCTTCATGTGCACTAAGGTCAGTATCGGTGATACCAACATGTTGGAATCCCAACTCTTTCCCCCACATTTTTATGTCTTGAGCAAGACCAATCAGGCCAATATTTTCTGTGCTAGTAGGATTTTCTAAGATAGGTTCTGATTGGGTCATTTCATTCTCATAGAGTCTAACTTTATGGGCTTTGTTGTGTTTAAAATTCAAAGCAGTCTAGCACATTTTTTATATACTAGGCAGCAGTAAAAATAGAGAGGAAGTGAGATTAAATTAACGAGGATATGGCCCATGGTTCACATTATCTTTCGGCGGGAAAAGTTTGGAATTTTACGGACTTTAGTCATGTATTTATGCAACTTTTTTACATTTAAGCAGTCCTTCTTAATAATCGTAAGCGTATGGCTGAACAAATCGTAACTCAAGGGGGTATAAATATTGTTTCGCTATAGGCATTCCAAGGTATGAGGATATCTGTTTTTTGGCCTTTTAAATCTCATTAAGTAGCTATGCCATGGTAAAAGTATTTACACAAGTGATAAATAAAAGCATATTACACAGTGAGCGATCTAAAATCAGGCTTCATTCTTTGATTCTTTGAGTGTCATTGATGCAGATGCATTTATTTATTCGTATGATATGGGTATAAGTATCCATAAAAGAGTGCTTGTGTATTGGGTCTCTCTATCGCAGAAGTTGAATAATATCGCTATACTGCATCGGAGCATGACAACCTAATAATGCTGGATTGGTTATTTTAAAGGCGATGGAAGTTTAGTTTTTGATGGAAAGCAGATTGAAGTCGCAGATACAGGATGAATGGATATGCCCTGTGGTGGTATATAAGATGTTGTTTCTGCTATCATTGACTTCGTCGAATAAAGCTTAAACGCACCAGCGGTATGTATCCATGCTTTAGTAGAGCGTTTACCGTAAAAAAGAGCCTAGAGATTTATTAGGCAGTGATCTCTTCCCTTATATTAGGAAATTAGTAAACCCATAATGTTTGATTTATATAAAGAAAATTTAGTAGATGCAGAGCAAACGGTACTGTTTGGTAAACGTTTGAGTGCCGCATGTGACACTGCCATTTGTATTTATTTACACGGTGATTTAGGTGCTGGTAAAACCACGTTAACACGAGGTTTCATTCAAGGTTTAGGTCATAAAGGTCATGTTAAAAGCCCTACTTATACATTGGTAGAGCCTTACGAACTTGAAACTTGGACTGTTTATCATTTTGATTTATATCGATTAGGCTCTCCTGAAGAATTAGAATTTATGGGTATCCGCGACTATTTTACAGATCAAAGTCATTGTCTTGTCGAATGGCCAGAGCGTGGAGAAGGCGTGTTAGCGCAAGCAGATATTGATTTAACATTACGTTATGTCGGTGAGCAACGCTGTATCGAATTGCAAGCAAATACAGAAAATGGCCAAAGAGTATTAAAAAAACTATGAAAGAGCGAAAAAGACGACTGACCTTACCTTTATTTTTAATGAGTTGCCTCTTATTTGGTTTTTCGAGTGCTGTTTTTGCATCTACGCAAAACACATTAAATGGCGTGCGATCATGGCCATCTCCGGAAAATACGCGCGTTGTTTTGGATTTATCACAAAAAGCCAAATATGCCATACATTATTTAAAGAAGCCGGATCGTTTAGTGATTGATTTAAAGTCCACCACGAGTGTGCTTGATTTCACTAAAATTAAACATAAAGGGCCTTTGGTTAAAAATATTCGTCACAGTGCGACCTATCAAGAAGGCGTTTACCGCTTAGTTATCGATTTAAAACAAGCCAGTAAAGCAATTATTTTTGCACTTTCTCCTGCACAACCTTATGGGCACCGATTGGTGATAGATTTACCGCATAAGGCCACAAGTATCCCGGTAAAAAAAGTGCCACCTCGCAAGATTGTTCGGGTTGGACGTGACGTCATTATTGCGGTTGACGCAGGTCATGGCGGAGAAGATCCCGGTGCGTTAGGACGTTTCAGTCAAGAAAAAAAAATAACGTTACAAATAGCGAAGCGCCTTAAAAGACGCATTGATCAACAAAAAGGCATGACGGCGATTTTGATCCGTACGGGCGATTATTATATTAATTTGAATAAACGCTCTGAGATAGCACATCAAGGTAAAGCCGACTTTTTAGTTTCTATTCATGCCGATGGTTTTACTTCGAGTCAACCAAGTGGTGCTTCCGTTTGGATTTTATCGGATAAACGTGCGAATTCTGAAATGGGTCGACGTATGGAAAATCATGAAGTACATTCAGAGTTACTCGGGGGTAAAGGTAAAATAAAAGAAGAATCGTCCAGTGTACCTTTTTTAAATAAAATGTTTTTCGATATGTCGAAATCTAATTCGATGTTAGTGGGCGCAGAAGTGGCGCGAGGCGTTGTTTCTGAATTAGGTAAAATTACGAAGCTACATAAAAAAAGACCGGAGCGAGCGAGCCTTGCTGTTTTAAAATCGCCTTATATCCCTTCTATTTTAGTGGAAGCTGGCTTTATTACCAACCATCGAGAAGAGCGCTTGTTAGGGCAGGCGTCTTATCAAAAGAAAGTCGCTAATGCTGTCTTTAAGGCAATTTACAAACACTTCATTGACTCGCCTCCCCATGACTCTTTATTTGCCCAGCGTAAACGTGCTATCAAGCATACGGTGCGCAGTGGTGAATCATTAGCTAACTTAGCGACTCGCTACAGTATTTCTCTGAATCAGTTAAAATCCTATAATAATCTGCATTCTAATACGCTGCGCATTGGCCAAGTATTAAAAATTCCTGCAGATTATGAGCTGGTGGTGAAACACGATGTACCCTCTGATAATCGCGCTTATGCTAGCCTAGAAAATAAGTGGCAGATCCCGCGCGTGTATAAAGTAAAAAATGGTGAGTCATTGTCCATTATCGCGCAACGTTATAACACCTCAGTGAGTCAGTTAAAACAACAAAATAACTTACACTCTAGTACGTTACGTGTAGGTCAAAAAATTAAAATACCCGGAGTGGCGACGCAACGAGTGATGGCAGAAACGGATGCGGTGTTGTCAACGGCAAGTGTACATATCGTTAAACGTGGCGAGTCTTTATCTATTATTTCTGCCCAGTATAATATTAATATGACTCGCTTAAAAGCGTATAATAATATACATAAAAATTCGATTAATGTCGGTCAGAAAATTAAAATACCGGGGATCAGCTATACACAAATAGCACGACAGAAAAAAGAGAAAGCCTCTCGTTATTATAAAGTGAAAAAAGGCGATTCGTTATCGGAGATTGCCCGCGATCAGCAGATATCGTTAGCCGATCTTAAACGTTGGAATAAGTTACGTTCCAACTCGGTTAACATCGGCCAAAAATTATATGTGCGTGCACCAAGTAATGTCTTATCAAAGGCAGATAAGACGAAAAAAACAAGGCTACATATCGTAAAACGTGGTGAGTCACTATCTGTGATTGCACACAGTTATGGTTTTATCAGTGCAGATCTTATGCGCTTTAATCATTTAAGCTCTAGCAAATTAGCCGTCGGTCAAAAATTAAAACTGTATGCGTCACAACCCCAAGCACGTCAATCGGTGCATCGCGTTAAAAGCGGGGAGTCGTTATCGGTGATTGCGAAAAAATATAATCTGAGTAGCCGTGATCTTATGCGCTTTAATCATTTAAACTCGAGCAGATTATCGGTCGGACAAAAATTAAAACTTTATGCTGTAAAAAATAAGGTAAGACAAACCCAGCATACCGTTAAAAGTGGCGAATCGTTATCTGTGATAGCGCAACAATATGGGCTCAGTAGCGCACGCTTGAAAAGTATTAATCAGCTGCGTAGTAGCGCATTAAGGATAGGACAAAAATTAAAGTTGTCAGGTATTAATGCGCCATTAAAAAAACCAATGCATAAAGTGAAGTCAGGTGAAAATCTGTCATTAATCGCCAATCAAAATGCGCTTAGTGTGTCCACGTTAATGCGCTATAATAATTTATCGTCCGCCACGCTACATGTGGGGCAACTGCTTAAAATTCCTGAAAATAACGTAGCATCGACACATTATAAAGTGCGTAGTGGAGAATCTCTTTCTGTGATTGCTGCGCGTTATGGCGTGTCGATTAAAAGATTAAAACAATTTAACCATTTAAACTCAACAGGACTTTCCGTAGGTCAACTTCTACGTATACCTGTGAGTTAAATTTTCGGATCTGCCCTTATGCCAATTCAAATTTTAGCGCCTCGTCTTGCCAATCAAATTGCTGCCGGCGAAGTGGTTGAACGTCCTGCTTCTGTGGTCAAAGAGTTATTAGAAAACAGCTTAGATGCAGGGGCTTCGCGTATTGAGATCGACATTGAAAAAGGGGGGGCAAAGTGCATACGTGTTAAAGATAATGGACAAGGCGTCGCCAAAGATGAATTGACCTTAGCGTTAAGCCGTCATGCAACGAGTAAAATTAGTCACCTTGATGATCTTGAAGCAATAATGAGCTTAGGTTTTCGAGGAGAAGCTCTGGCAAGTGTGAGCTCTGTTTCTAGGCTAACGTTTACGTCAAAACCGCAGGATCAAGAGCAGGCTTGGCAAGCGATTGCAGAAGGGCGAGACATGCAAGTGCATATTAAGCCCTGCGCACACCCACAAGGGACCACTGTTGAAGTCTTAGATTTATTTTTTAATACACCCGCGCGTCGACGCTTTTTAAAAACCGAAAAAACTGAATTTCAGCATATTGATGAATTAATTCGTCGTTTAGCGCTTAGTTATTTTGATATCTCATTTACGCTAAAACACAACGGTAAAATAATCCGTCAATATCGCCCTGCCTCAACGCCAACGCAACAACTAAAACGTTTGGCGAGTATTTGCAGTGATAGCTTTGTCAAAAGTGCTTTACACTTTGAAAGCGCCGATCAGGGTTTAAAAATATCGGGCTGGATCTCAGATAGGCTCTCACCTCGGACTTTAGGCGATGTACAATATTGTTATATTAATGGTCGGATCATTCGTGACCGATTGGTTAATCATGCGATAAAGCAAGCCTATGCGCGTATATTACCCGCAGGTTTCTTCCCCGGTTTTGTTATTTATATTGATTGCCCCGCAGAGCAAGTGGATGTAAACGTACATCCGTCTAAGCATGAAGTGCGTTTTCATCAAGCGCGTTGGGTGCATGATTTTATTGTGAGTACACTGAGCGTGACGTTAAACGATCCTGAGATGTTAATGGCGACAAGTCAGAAGGGTGAAACCGTACCTAGTTATATACCGAGTCCGGTCACCAATGCGTCATCAAACGAGAGCATCCCAACGCCTACGTATACACCAAAACATCATTATCAAGCCCCTATTGATGAGGCGCAAGTTAATGCTTATTGTGACTTTATTCGTCCACATGTTGTACCGGAATCGCAAATATCCACACTACCAAAAAGTCGATTAACATTACCCTTGGCCATAGTTTCTGAATACTATTTATTGCTGCAAGCCTCTGTAAATAAAACGGGAAGTAGCTCCCCTTTATACCTTTTATCTTTGCCAAAAGCGGATCAACTTTTACAACAAACACGATTATTTGAGGCTTGGAAAAACGGAGAAGTAATAGCACAACCTTTATTATTACCGGTGCGCTTATCTTTAGACTCACAATTGCCGTCTTTAAACGCTGCTGGTGAAATCCTTTTGCAGCGTTTAGGTTTTAGCGTAAAACAAAAAATGCAGAAATTAATTGTGAGTAAAGTACCTGCACTATTACGCCAAGGCCCTGTCGCTAAAATATTACCGGTGTTATTAACGTATTTAAAATCTTTTGAGGAGGCCTTAACGGAATCTGAAGTTAATGATTTTTGTGCCTTGATCGTGCGAACCCATGCGCAGTTACAAACTCAAGATAAGAAATGGCTCTTTAGTGATGGCTGTGAATTATTACAAAACATAGAGCAACATTGCTCATTAGAAACAACCAGTGGGCTCTTTTTTGAGCCAGATCTTTCTCTCTTACTCCAAGGCGTCTGTGATGCATAAATACCCCTCTGCCATTTTTTTAATGGGACCCACGGCCTCGGGAAAAACAGATCTTGCTATCCGTTTAGCGACACAAGAAAACTGTGAAATTATTAGTGTAGATTCTGCATTAATTTATAAAGGCATGGATATCGGCACTGCAAAACCGACACTTGCTGAGCGCAAGCTTGCACCACATGCATTAGTGGATATTTTAGATCCCTTACAAGCGTATTCAGTGGGTAATTTTAGAGAGGATGCTTTAGCGTTAATGGCGTCTATTTGTGCGCGAGGCAAAACCCCTTTATTAGTGGGGGGGACGATGCTTTATTACAAATCTTTAATTGATGGACTATCACCGTTACCGCAGGCTTGTGCGGATACGCGCGCGCAAATAGAAAGTGAAGCTGCGCAGCTCGGCTGGCAAGTTATGCATGATAAGTTGGCTCAAATAGATCCAGTGGCGGCGCTACGCATCCATGTTAACGATCCACAGCGCCTTTCAAGGGCGCTTGAAGTTTACCGAATATCAGGTAAAAGCATGACTGACTTAACGCAAATCAAAAGTGAGCCTATCCCTTTTAATGTTCGTCAATTTGCGATTGCGCCACAGGAAAAAACAACATTACATCAGCGCATAGAGCAACGTTTTATCAATATGTTAGAAACTGGTTTTGAAGACGAAGTGAGAAAATTAAAAGCGCGTAAGGATCTGCATTTAGATCTTCCTGCTATGCGCTGCGTTGGTTATCGACAAATGTGGCAATATTTAGAAGGTGAAATTGATCATGATGAAATGCAGTTTAGAGGTATTGTTGCTACGCGTCAGCTTGCTAAACGACAAATGACGTGGTTACGAGGCTGGAAAACGGAGTTAACTTGGCTTGAAAGTGAAGATCCTTGTAATTTTGATAAAATAATGAAAAGTAGCACATGATGTAAAAATACGGACGTCAATGGTGAACAATAAATATACGTATTTGTATGCTGTCTAAGAAAGAAGAGATCCCTTGTCACTTCAAATAATACTAACGCTTTGATTAAAATAAAATAAAGAAAGTGTTGTAGATCAAAAAAATTAACATGTAGTGCATTTTTTATTGAGTGGTTGTTTATACTAGGCAGTGACAATAATAATAGGAGACAATAATGGCGAAAGGACAATCATTACAAGATCCCTTCTTGAATACTTTACGTAAAGAACATATACCGGTTGCTATTTATTTAGTGAATGGCATTAAGTTACAAGGGCAAATAGAATCATTTGATCAGTTTGTTATTTTACTGAAAAACACGGTGAGTCAAATGGTCTACAAACATGCTATTTCGACGGTTGTTCCGACGCGTCCTTTTTCGATCCTTCCTCCCTCAGAATAATTTCAAGGCACTATCGGTGTCTTGAATGAAGGATTTTTTATCGAACCTTTGATCTTTGTTGTGGTAGGATTAATTTTTATATTTCTATTTTGGAGCTTTTATTGTTTGATCGTTACAAAGCCGGAGAGCGGGCACTCTTAGTCCATATGACCTTTTCTGATGATGCTAAAAAAGAGGATCTTGATGAGTTAAAGTTATTAGTAAGCTCAGCAGGCGTCGCTTCCATTGGCGTGATCACAGGACCTCGAAAAACGCCACATCCTCGTTATTTTGTGGGCACCGGAAAAGCACAGGAAATCGCTGATGGCGTGCGCACTTTGGGCGCAAATGTTGTTATTTTTAATCATTCACTTTCCCCCGCACAGCAACGTAATCTAGAAGCTCTTTGTGAATGTTTAGTGCTCGATCGTACCGCGCTTATTTTAGATATATTTGCCCAACGAGCACGTACCTATGAAGGTAAGTTACAAATTGAACTTGCCCAGCTAAAACATATGTCAACACGCTTAATACGTGGTTGGACGCATCTTGAAAGACAAAAAGGTGGCGTGGGCATGCGCGGCCCGGGTGAAACACAGTTAGAGAGTGATAGACGTTTACTGAGTGAGCGAATAACCGCCATTAAAGGCCGATTAGCTAAAGTTGCCAAGCAACGCGATCAAGGTCGCCGTGCGCGCGTACGCGGTGAGATTGCAACGGTCTCTTTGGTAGGTTACACCAATGCGGGAAAATCAACCTTATTTAATCATATGACGGGTGCAGATGTTTATGCTGCTGATCAGTTGTTTGCTACGTTAGATCCCACGTTAAGACAAATTAAGGTCCAAGATGTCGGCAATTGTATTTTAGCGGATACGGTGGGTTTTGTTCGTCATTTACCCCATGATTTAGTGGCTGCTTTTAAAGCGACATTACAAGAAACGCGTGAAGCCACATTATTATTACATATCGTTGATTGCTCCGATGAAAATTATCGAGATAACATCGATGCGGTGCAACTTGTTTTAAATGATATCGATGCGGGTGATGTGCCACAACTCACCATTATGAATAAAATCGATGCCTTAGATGATTTAAAACCGCATATAGATTTAGATGATGAAGGTAAGCCAATACGTGTTTGGTTATCGGCAAAAACGGGAGAAGGAAGCG
The sequence above is a segment of the Psychromonas sp. CNPT3 genome. Coding sequences within it:
- a CDS encoding DUF2750 domain-containing protein — translated: MNSTLTPKDVESIQQKNAKNRYQYFLEEVLKNQQIWLLIDEYGSVMLNSEDEDCVPVWPNEEFALAWATEEWSHCTASPISLEQWHKLWTPGLEEDELLLVIFPTQHCEGLISYVYDFDAELKKQAKIQP
- the queG gene encoding tRNA epoxyqueuosine(34) reductase QueG is translated as MTQSEPILENPTSTENIGLIGLAQDIKMWGKELGFQHVGITDTDLSAHEEKLQQWLDNGYHGEMDYMQKHGMMRARPAELLQGTLRVISVRMDYLPEDAQFARTLRNKNNAYISRYALGRDYHKVLRKRLKQLGQKIELQVGKLGYRPFVDSAPILERPLAEKAGLGWVGKHSLLIDGKTGSWFFIGELLIDLALPIDKPVEEKCGQCVACIKICPTGAIVAPYVVDARRCISYLTIELQGAIPVEFRKALGNRIYGCDDCQLICPWNRFSNTTQEADFQARSQLKEQPLLDLFAWTEKEFLTNTEGSPIRRIGYQRWLRNIAVALGNAPCHVETVQALQLKLKNSDDALVNEHIQWALEQHQQNIPIHNERLTNRLVRSIEKGLPRDA
- the tsaE gene encoding tRNA (adenosine(37)-N6)-threonylcarbamoyltransferase complex ATPase subunit type 1 TsaE, whose translation is MFDLYKENLVDAEQTVLFGKRLSAACDTAICIYLHGDLGAGKTTLTRGFIQGLGHKGHVKSPTYTLVEPYELETWTVYHFDLYRLGSPEELEFMGIRDYFTDQSHCLVEWPERGEGVLAQADIDLTLRYVGEQRCIELQANTENGQRVLKKL
- a CDS encoding LysM peptidoglycan-binding domain-containing protein gives rise to the protein MKERKRRLTLPLFLMSCLLFGFSSAVFASTQNTLNGVRSWPSPENTRVVLDLSQKAKYAIHYLKKPDRLVIDLKSTTSVLDFTKIKHKGPLVKNIRHSATYQEGVYRLVIDLKQASKAIIFALSPAQPYGHRLVIDLPHKATSIPVKKVPPRKIVRVGRDVIIAVDAGHGGEDPGALGRFSQEKKITLQIAKRLKRRIDQQKGMTAILIRTGDYYINLNKRSEIAHQGKADFLVSIHADGFTSSQPSGASVWILSDKRANSEMGRRMENHEVHSELLGGKGKIKEESSSVPFLNKMFFDMSKSNSMLVGAEVARGVVSELGKITKLHKKRPERASLAVLKSPYIPSILVEAGFITNHREERLLGQASYQKKVANAVFKAIYKHFIDSPPHDSLFAQRKRAIKHTVRSGESLANLATRYSISLNQLKSYNNLHSNTLRIGQVLKIPADYELVVKHDVPSDNRAYASLENKWQIPRVYKVKNGESLSIIAQRYNTSVSQLKQQNNLHSSTLRVGQKIKIPGVATQRVMAETDAVLSTASVHIVKRGESLSIISAQYNINMTRLKAYNNIHKNSINVGQKIKIPGISYTQIARQKKEKASRYYKVKKGDSLSEIARDQQISLADLKRWNKLRSNSVNIGQKLYVRAPSNVLSKADKTKKTRLHIVKRGESLSVIAHSYGFISADLMRFNHLSSSKLAVGQKLKLYASQPQARQSVHRVKSGESLSVIAKKYNLSSRDLMRFNHLNSSRLSVGQKLKLYAVKNKVRQTQHTVKSGESLSVIAQQYGLSSARLKSINQLRSSALRIGQKLKLSGINAPLKKPMHKVKSGENLSLIANQNALSVSTLMRYNNLSSATLHVGQLLKIPENNVASTHYKVRSGESLSVIAARYGVSIKRLKQFNHLNSTGLSVGQLLRIPVS
- the mutL gene encoding DNA mismatch repair endonuclease MutL, whose protein sequence is MPIQILAPRLANQIAAGEVVERPASVVKELLENSLDAGASRIEIDIEKGGAKCIRVKDNGQGVAKDELTLALSRHATSKISHLDDLEAIMSLGFRGEALASVSSVSRLTFTSKPQDQEQAWQAIAEGRDMQVHIKPCAHPQGTTVEVLDLFFNTPARRRFLKTEKTEFQHIDELIRRLALSYFDISFTLKHNGKIIRQYRPASTPTQQLKRLASICSDSFVKSALHFESADQGLKISGWISDRLSPRTLGDVQYCYINGRIIRDRLVNHAIKQAYARILPAGFFPGFVIYIDCPAEQVDVNVHPSKHEVRFHQARWVHDFIVSTLSVTLNDPEMLMATSQKGETVPSYIPSPVTNASSNESIPTPTYTPKHHYQAPIDEAQVNAYCDFIRPHVVPESQISTLPKSRLTLPLAIVSEYYLLLQASVNKTGSSSPLYLLSLPKADQLLQQTRLFEAWKNGEVIAQPLLLPVRLSLDSQLPSLNAAGEILLQRLGFSVKQKMQKLIVSKVPALLRQGPVAKILPVLLTYLKSFEEALTESEVNDFCALIVRTHAQLQTQDKKWLFSDGCELLQNIEQHCSLETTSGLFFEPDLSLLLQGVCDA
- the miaA gene encoding tRNA (adenosine(37)-N6)-dimethylallyltransferase MiaA gives rise to the protein MHKYPSAIFLMGPTASGKTDLAIRLATQENCEIISVDSALIYKGMDIGTAKPTLAERKLAPHALVDILDPLQAYSVGNFREDALALMASICARGKTPLLVGGTMLYYKSLIDGLSPLPQACADTRAQIESEAAQLGWQVMHDKLAQIDPVAALRIHVNDPQRLSRALEVYRISGKSMTDLTQIKSEPIPFNVRQFAIAPQEKTTLHQRIEQRFINMLETGFEDEVRKLKARKDLHLDLPAMRCVGYRQMWQYLEGEIDHDEMQFRGIVATRQLAKRQMTWLRGWKTELTWLESEDPCNFDKIMKSST
- the hfq gene encoding RNA chaperone Hfq, which codes for MAKGQSLQDPFLNTLRKEHIPVAIYLVNGIKLQGQIESFDQFVILLKNTVSQMVYKHAISTVVPTRPFSILPPSE
- the hflX gene encoding ribosome rescue GTPase HflX, with the protein product MFDRYKAGERALLVHMTFSDDAKKEDLDELKLLVSSAGVASIGVITGPRKTPHPRYFVGTGKAQEIADGVRTLGANVVIFNHSLSPAQQRNLEALCECLVLDRTALILDIFAQRARTYEGKLQIELAQLKHMSTRLIRGWTHLERQKGGVGMRGPGETQLESDRRLLSERITAIKGRLAKVAKQRDQGRRARVRGEIATVSLVGYTNAGKSTLFNHMTGADVYAADQLFATLDPTLRQIKVQDVGNCILADTVGFVRHLPHDLVAAFKATLQETREATLLLHIVDCSDENYRDNIDAVQLVLNDIDAGDVPQLTIMNKIDALDDLKPHIDLDDEGKPIRVWLSAKTGEGSDLLLSALSSLLSGQIRELHLCIPPEQGKLRAQLYQINCIVNESYAENGDCLVDIRINNVDLSRLRKQFLGVLDACIKANK